A single genomic interval of Saccharothrix saharensis harbors:
- a CDS encoding GH92 family glycosyl hydrolase → MTVDPVESVNTFIGTKDDGNTFPGASMPFGMAHSSPIGSHYAGYRYDDPVIRGFGHFFLSGAGCSEQGGLVSVLPTAGLPRTFDHRAYGSAYTHDGEVGKPGYYRVRLASGITVESTATTRAGVERFSFPAGVTPYVLVNVGQANDGEPVFASSVRVVDDRTLAGTVVAQAFCGGKPYTTYFTTTFDRPFRRTGNWGGAEGGAGLRGQWVAFEDGPVTAATAISHVDADGATKNLGEARGKSFDSLRAEAQEAWRRELSCVETSAEGEDRAVFYTALYHVLLQPLTGNDVDGRYRGFDDRVHTADGWTYHEFYSLWDTYRAHNQLLALLRPSRAKDIARSVLAIHEQGGWLPRWAYANQETNTMTGDPVTPFLVDLWRFGALAGFEEQAYEALWQNATGVPPTSSPFEGRAGNPSYLRDGFVQYDKGFRKKGQDVDPHHGASATLEYALADAALRIMAGELGHEDDAEVLRRRGLNYRVLWDASVSDRGFTGFPRPKVSGGRWLAPFTPQGPDGFHEGTAWQYQWLAQQDVPGLVALLGGRDAALRRLDDFFAYPDVVADPARAAREKWVVGPYNYYNQYRYNPNNEPDLHVPWMYALVGQPWKTSAVVRAAQTLFVDAPNGVTGNDDLGQMSAWYVFSALGLYPVMPGTGDFVLNAPRFARAVVHLEGGRDLTITAAGADPTRLQYVRALQVDSRPWDRAYLNLGDLDGAHLDHALTDDPAEATWATGPTAAPPSAGTGEHVS, encoded by the coding sequence GTGACGGTTGACCCGGTGGAGTCGGTGAACACGTTCATCGGCACGAAGGACGACGGGAACACGTTCCCCGGTGCGTCGATGCCGTTCGGCATGGCCCACTCGAGCCCGATCGGCTCGCACTACGCCGGGTACCGCTACGACGACCCGGTGATCCGCGGTTTCGGGCACTTCTTCCTGTCCGGCGCGGGGTGCTCGGAGCAGGGCGGGCTGGTGTCGGTCCTGCCGACCGCGGGCCTGCCGCGCACGTTCGACCACCGCGCGTACGGCTCGGCGTACACGCACGACGGCGAGGTCGGCAAGCCCGGCTACTACCGCGTGCGGCTGGCGTCCGGCATCACGGTGGAGTCGACGGCGACGACCCGCGCGGGCGTGGAGCGGTTCTCGTTCCCGGCCGGCGTGACGCCGTACGTGCTCGTGAACGTGGGTCAGGCGAACGACGGCGAGCCGGTGTTCGCGAGCAGCGTGCGGGTGGTGGACGACCGGACCCTGGCCGGGACCGTGGTGGCCCAGGCGTTCTGCGGCGGCAAGCCGTACACGACGTACTTCACCACGACGTTCGACCGGCCGTTCCGCCGGACCGGCAACTGGGGTGGCGCGGAGGGCGGCGCGGGGCTGCGGGGCCAGTGGGTGGCGTTCGAGGACGGCCCGGTGACCGCGGCGACCGCGATCTCGCACGTGGACGCGGACGGTGCGACGAAGAACCTCGGTGAGGCGCGGGGGAAGTCGTTCGACTCCTTGCGGGCCGAGGCCCAGGAGGCCTGGCGGCGTGAGCTGTCGTGCGTGGAGACGTCCGCGGAGGGCGAGGACCGCGCGGTCTTCTACACCGCGCTGTACCACGTGCTGCTGCAACCGTTGACGGGCAACGACGTGGACGGCCGGTACCGCGGGTTCGACGACCGGGTGCACACCGCCGACGGCTGGACCTACCACGAGTTCTACTCCCTGTGGGACACCTACCGGGCGCACAACCAGCTGCTGGCGCTGCTGCGACCGTCACGGGCGAAGGACATCGCGCGGTCGGTGCTGGCGATCCACGAGCAGGGCGGGTGGCTGCCCCGCTGGGCGTACGCCAACCAGGAGACCAACACGATGACCGGCGACCCGGTCACGCCGTTCCTGGTCGACCTGTGGCGGTTCGGCGCGCTGGCGGGCTTCGAGGAGCAGGCCTACGAGGCGTTGTGGCAGAACGCGACCGGCGTGCCGCCGACGTCGTCGCCGTTCGAGGGCCGGGCGGGCAACCCGTCCTACCTCCGCGACGGTTTCGTGCAGTACGACAAGGGCTTCCGCAAGAAGGGGCAGGACGTCGACCCGCACCACGGCGCGTCGGCGACGCTGGAGTACGCGCTGGCCGACGCCGCGCTGCGGATCATGGCCGGCGAACTGGGGCACGAGGACGACGCCGAGGTCCTGCGCCGCCGCGGCCTGAACTACCGGGTGCTGTGGGACGCGTCGGTGTCCGACCGCGGGTTCACCGGCTTCCCCCGGCCGAAGGTGAGCGGCGGCCGGTGGCTGGCGCCGTTCACCCCGCAGGGCCCCGACGGCTTCCACGAGGGCACGGCGTGGCAGTACCAGTGGTTGGCGCAGCAGGACGTGCCCGGTCTGGTGGCGCTGCTCGGCGGCCGGGACGCGGCACTGCGCCGGCTGGACGACTTCTTCGCCTACCCGGACGTGGTGGCCGACCCGGCGCGGGCCGCGCGCGAGAAGTGGGTCGTCGGGCCCTACAACTACTACAACCAGTACCGCTACAACCCGAACAACGAGCCGGACCTGCACGTGCCGTGGATGTACGCGCTGGTGGGGCAGCCGTGGAAGACGTCGGCGGTGGTGCGGGCGGCGCAGACGTTGTTCGTCGACGCGCCCAACGGCGTGACCGGCAACGACGACCTCGGGCAGATGTCGGCCTGGTACGTGTTCAGCGCCCTCGGCCTGTACCCGGTGATGCCCGGCACGGGCGACTTCGTGCTGAACGCGCCGAGGTTCGCCCGGGCGGTGGTCCACCTGGAGGGCGGCCGCGACCTCACGATCACCGCGGCGGGCGCGGACCCGACCAGGCTCCAGTACGTGCGTGCGCTCCAGGTCGACTCGCGGCCCTGGGACAGGGCGTACCTGAACCTCGGCGACCTCGACGGCGCGCACCTCGACCACGCGCTGACCGACGACCCCGCCGAGGCGACCTGGGCGACCGGGCCGACGGCCGCACCACCCTCCGCCGGCACAGGTGAGCACGTCTCGTAA
- a CDS encoding ABC transporter ATP-binding protein: MTGARIPAVVVADIRKSYGELKAVDGVSFTVAEGEFFGILGPNGAGKTTTLEIVEGLRQADGGRVTLLGEQPWPRNPKLLPRIGVQLQASSFFEKLTAREQLQTFGSLYGVTRRKADEMLELVGLTDKADVQENKLSGGQRQRLSIACALVHDPDLVFLDEPTAALDPQARRNLWDVLRAIQARGKTIVYTTHYLDEAEILCDRVAIMDRGRILAMDAPATLVRGLDAPTHVVLQKGLLTREAARGITGVEDAHEDEVSLTISTRKPAPVLSALAERGTLDGLQVRTATLEDVFLDLTGREYRA, encoded by the coding sequence ATGACTGGGGCACGCATACCGGCCGTCGTGGTAGCCGACATCAGGAAGAGCTACGGCGAGCTGAAGGCGGTGGACGGCGTTTCGTTCACCGTCGCCGAGGGGGAGTTCTTCGGCATCCTGGGGCCGAACGGCGCGGGCAAGACCACCACGCTGGAGATCGTCGAGGGCCTGCGCCAGGCCGACGGCGGCCGGGTGACGCTGCTGGGCGAGCAGCCGTGGCCGCGCAACCCCAAGCTGCTGCCGCGCATCGGCGTGCAGCTCCAGGCGTCGAGCTTCTTCGAGAAGCTGACCGCGCGCGAGCAGCTGCAGACGTTCGGCTCGCTGTACGGCGTGACCCGGCGCAAGGCCGACGAGATGCTGGAGCTCGTCGGCCTGACCGACAAGGCCGACGTGCAGGAGAACAAGCTCTCCGGCGGCCAGCGGCAGCGGCTGTCGATCGCGTGCGCCCTCGTCCACGACCCGGACCTCGTCTTCCTGGACGAGCCGACCGCCGCGCTGGACCCGCAGGCCCGGCGCAACCTGTGGGACGTGCTGCGGGCGATCCAGGCCAGGGGCAAGACCATCGTCTACACGACGCACTACCTCGACGAGGCCGAGATCCTGTGCGACCGCGTGGCGATCATGGACCGGGGTCGGATCCTCGCCATGGACGCGCCCGCGACGCTGGTGCGCGGTCTGGACGCGCCCACGCACGTGGTGCTGCAGAAGGGGTTGCTGACGCGTGAAGCGGCGCGGGGCATCACCGGGGTCGAGGACGCGCACGAGGACGAGGTGTCGTTGACCATCTCCACCCGCAAGCCCGCGCCGGTGCTGTCGGCGCTCGCCGAACGCGGCACGCTGGACGGGTTGCAGGTGCGCACGGCCACGTTGGAGGACGTCTTCCTCGACCTGACCGGACGGGAGTACCGCGCATGA
- a CDS encoding ABC transporter permease, producing the protein MTAFRSLSAAMVKGFLRDRMTLFFVFLFPLMFLVVFGLLLGDSGSDKTKVAAVGDGPVLTALEQTGAIELEKHGDVVTARQKVDDGDLPAAVVVSGDRVELIYAASDQVAAGTVLGIVSGVVDKINLGAADVPPRFTLDAQSVEDASLKPIQYLTPGILSWAISISGVFGSALTMVSWRKKQVLRRIRLAPVSTTTVLTSRVLVSIGTAVAQGVVFVAVALLPVFGLKLTGQWYLALPLLVLGTTAFFAVGMLVGAFCKTEEAASGAANIVIMPMAFLSGTFFPVENAPAWLQTVSNIFPLRHMNDGMLDVLVRGKGVEALLLPSAVLIAFTLVVGFIAARIFRWDD; encoded by the coding sequence ATGACCGCGTTCCGGAGCTTGTCGGCGGCCATGGTCAAGGGGTTCCTGCGGGACAGGATGACGTTGTTCTTCGTCTTCCTGTTCCCGTTGATGTTCCTGGTCGTGTTCGGGCTGCTGCTCGGTGACTCGGGCAGCGACAAGACCAAGGTCGCGGCGGTGGGTGACGGGCCCGTGCTGACGGCGTTGGAGCAGACCGGCGCGATCGAGCTGGAGAAGCACGGTGACGTCGTGACCGCGCGGCAGAAGGTCGACGACGGCGACCTGCCCGCGGCCGTGGTGGTGTCGGGTGATCGGGTCGAGCTGATCTACGCGGCCAGCGACCAGGTCGCGGCGGGCACCGTGCTGGGCATCGTGTCCGGCGTGGTCGACAAGATCAACCTCGGTGCGGCGGACGTGCCGCCGCGGTTCACGCTGGACGCGCAGTCGGTCGAGGACGCGTCGCTCAAGCCGATCCAGTACCTGACGCCGGGCATCCTGTCGTGGGCGATCTCGATCTCCGGCGTGTTCGGCTCGGCGCTGACGATGGTGTCGTGGCGCAAGAAGCAGGTGCTGCGGCGGATCCGGCTGGCGCCGGTGAGCACGACGACCGTGCTCACGTCCCGGGTGCTGGTGAGCATCGGCACGGCGGTGGCGCAGGGTGTCGTGTTCGTGGCGGTGGCGCTGCTGCCGGTGTTCGGGTTGAAGCTGACCGGTCAGTGGTACCTGGCGCTGCCGTTGCTGGTGCTGGGCACGACGGCGTTCTTCGCGGTCGGGATGCTGGTGGGCGCGTTCTGCAAGACGGAGGAGGCGGCGTCGGGCGCGGCGAACATCGTGATCATGCCGATGGCGTTCCTGTCGGGCACGTTCTTCCCGGTGGAGAACGCGCCCGCGTGGCTGCAGACCGTGTCGAACATCTTCCCGTTGCGCCACATGAACGACGGCATGCTGGACGTGCTGGTGCGGGGCAAGGGCGTGGAAGCCCTCCTGCTGCCCTCCGCCGTCCTGATCGCCTTCACCCTCGTCGTGGGCTTCATCGCCGCCCGCATCTTCCGCTGGGACGACTAA
- a CDS encoding DUF3817 domain-containing protein encodes MFSSAVGRFRLLALAEAVSWAGLLIGMFFKYVVVENEIGVKIFGPVHGAIFVGYVLVTLMLAHRWDRRTLVLGLVASIPPFGTVVFERWANKTGRLDEVEGQTAND; translated from the coding sequence ATGTTCAGCAGCGCTGTTGGTCGGTTCCGCCTGCTCGCCCTGGCCGAGGCGGTGTCGTGGGCCGGTCTGTTGATCGGCATGTTCTTCAAGTACGTCGTCGTGGAGAACGAGATCGGCGTGAAGATCTTCGGCCCCGTGCACGGCGCGATCTTCGTCGGCTACGTGCTGGTGACGTTGATGCTGGCGCACCGCTGGGACCGCCGGACGCTCGTCCTCGGCCTGGTCGCGAGCATCCCGCCGTTCGGCACCGTCGTCTTCGAGCGCTGGGCCAACAAGACCGGTCGCCTCGACGAGGTCGAGGGTCAGACCGCCAACGACTGA
- a CDS encoding aminoglycoside phosphotransferase family protein: MREIRALVTVGGRYVGEAEPFTVDSPWWNDVEPVTARLDELLGVTTSVLRLVGTTTPATRDGVVTYQVEADRVPVRGLSAGSTPQEFPDHPLRLPWARPGGPAALVAWARRHVDVTGPAVQVKTWNLSCLYRLPTADGTAWAKATPPFMADEAEVIGLVASVDPTLAPTLIAAEPGRVLLAEAPGVDCWRPGADVVARIVPRWVAVQAALAGPPRLRVRGVRVPDFGLPETLLHGDFHPGNWRSGGVVLDWGDAHWGHPALDAARLVGFVAPEFRPSIERAWIDAWLRHFPSSDPASALRHARPASHLVGALVYQEFLDNIEPSERVYHLGDPEAELERAQSLAV, from the coding sequence GTGCGGGAGATCAGGGCCCTGGTGACGGTCGGCGGCCGGTACGTGGGCGAGGCCGAGCCGTTCACCGTCGACAGCCCGTGGTGGAACGACGTCGAGCCGGTGACCGCGCGCCTGGACGAGCTGCTCGGCGTGACGACGAGCGTGTTGCGGCTGGTCGGGACCACGACGCCGGCGACGCGTGACGGCGTGGTGACGTACCAGGTGGAGGCCGACCGGGTGCCCGTGCGCGGGCTGTCGGCCGGTTCGACGCCGCAGGAGTTCCCCGACCACCCGCTGCGGCTGCCGTGGGCGCGTCCGGGCGGGCCGGCGGCGTTGGTGGCGTGGGCGCGGCGGCACGTCGACGTGACCGGGCCGGCCGTGCAGGTGAAGACGTGGAACCTGTCGTGCCTGTACCGGCTGCCCACGGCGGACGGGACCGCGTGGGCGAAGGCGACGCCGCCGTTCATGGCGGACGAGGCCGAGGTGATCGGGCTGGTGGCGTCGGTCGACCCGACGTTGGCGCCGACGCTGATCGCGGCCGAGCCCGGTCGGGTGCTGCTCGCGGAGGCACCGGGGGTGGACTGCTGGCGTCCCGGCGCGGACGTCGTGGCGCGGATCGTGCCGCGGTGGGTGGCGGTGCAGGCGGCGTTGGCCGGTCCGCCGCGGTTGCGGGTGCGCGGGGTGCGGGTGCCGGACTTCGGGTTGCCGGAGACGCTGCTGCACGGCGACTTCCACCCGGGCAACTGGCGTTCCGGCGGGGTGGTGCTGGACTGGGGTGACGCGCACTGGGGTCACCCGGCGCTGGACGCGGCGCGGCTGGTCGGGTTCGTCGCGCCGGAGTTCCGGCCGTCGATCGAGCGCGCGTGGATCGACGCGTGGTTGCGCCACTTCCCGTCGAGCGACCCGGCGAGCGCGCTGCGGCACGCCCGTCCGGCGTCACACCTCGTCGGCGCGTTGGTGTACCAGGAGTTCCTGGACAACATCGAGCCGAGCGAACGCGTCTACCACCTCGGTGACCCGGAGGCGGAGTTGGAGCGCGCTCAGTCGTTGGCGGTCTGA
- a CDS encoding MarR family winged helix-turn-helix transcriptional regulator, with protein sequence MTSQPLPFDPIARAAELWEKRIGPSTAMAAVTSVMRVQQIIQSAVDAALKPHGLTFARFEALVLLTFARTGSLPMRVMGERLQLHPTSVTNIVDRLEADGLVRRNPHPTDRRTTLVEITEAGHARREAATEAVTSVEFGLRGLTDRQTEQLTDLLAKVRRAVGDFED encoded by the coding sequence ATGACGTCCCAGCCGCTGCCGTTCGACCCCATCGCGCGCGCCGCCGAGCTGTGGGAGAAGCGGATCGGACCGTCGACGGCGATGGCGGCGGTCACCAGCGTCATGCGAGTACAGCAGATCATCCAGTCCGCCGTGGACGCCGCCCTCAAGCCGCACGGGCTGACGTTCGCGCGGTTCGAGGCGCTGGTGCTGCTGACGTTCGCCCGCACGGGCAGCCTGCCGATGCGGGTCATGGGCGAACGCCTCCAGCTGCACCCGACCAGCGTCACGAACATCGTGGACCGGTTGGAAGCCGACGGACTCGTGCGCCGCAACCCCCACCCCACCGACCGGCGCACCACGCTCGTGGAGATCACCGAGGCCGGGCACGCCCGGCGTGAGGCGGCCACCGAGGCCGTGACGAGCGTCGAGTTCGGCCTGCGCGGGCTGACCGACCGGCAGACCGAGCAGCTGACCGACCTGCTGGCGAAGGTCCGCCGCGCGGTCGGCGACTTCGAGGACTGA
- a CDS encoding MTH1187 family thiamine-binding protein, with amino-acid sequence MLVAFSVSPLGGESDGVAEAVAQAVRVVRESGLPNETNAMFTLVEGEWDEVMAVVKKATEAVQATAPRVSLVLKGDIRPGWTGQLRAKVERLEQHLGEDI; translated from the coding sequence GTGCTCGTCGCGTTCAGTGTCAGCCCGCTCGGCGGGGAGTCCGACGGGGTGGCCGAGGCGGTCGCCCAGGCCGTGCGGGTGGTCCGCGAGTCCGGCCTGCCCAACGAGACCAACGCCATGTTCACGCTGGTCGAAGGCGAGTGGGACGAGGTGATGGCGGTGGTGAAGAAGGCGACGGAGGCCGTGCAGGCCACCGCGCCGCGGGTCAGCCTGGTGCTCAAGGGGGACATCCGGCCGGGCTGGACGGGTCAGCTCAGGGCCAAGGTGGAGCGGCTCGAGCAGCACCTCGGGGAAGACATTTAG
- a CDS encoding SCO6745 family protein, with protein MEPRDLWVRFETYHDVTYFSPESRAVTDALGCKGGWMGYFGQRAAPLGAASPEVVTAAFFSFHPRMVARALPDAWDVASPARFLGARLEGVDRALRRMLESLDVAEAAELAREAAEAVPLAGRVLGAANRVLPVPDEPHLALWQACTTLRESRGDGHIAALVAADLGPCETLVLFSADKDLDPAYMRTARGWSEEEWREAEAALVERGLFDGGLTPAGRALREDVERRTDEAATRPWDVLGAAGTARFAELMTPIALRLGHLNEAMRTNPMAIDPVAQLLG; from the coding sequence ATGGAGCCTCGAGACCTGTGGGTGCGCTTCGAGACGTACCACGACGTCACGTACTTCTCGCCGGAGTCGCGGGCGGTCACCGACGCACTGGGCTGCAAGGGCGGCTGGATGGGGTACTTCGGCCAGCGCGCGGCCCCGCTGGGCGCGGCGTCGCCGGAGGTGGTGACCGCCGCGTTCTTCAGCTTCCACCCGCGCATGGTGGCCCGCGCGCTGCCCGACGCGTGGGACGTGGCGAGCCCCGCCCGGTTCCTCGGAGCACGGCTGGAGGGCGTCGACCGGGCCCTGCGCCGGATGCTGGAGAGCCTGGACGTCGCCGAGGCCGCCGAGCTGGCCCGCGAGGCGGCCGAGGCGGTGCCGCTCGCCGGACGGGTGCTGGGCGCGGCGAACCGGGTGCTGCCCGTGCCCGACGAGCCGCACCTCGCCCTGTGGCAGGCGTGCACGACGTTGCGCGAGTCGCGCGGTGACGGCCACATCGCCGCGCTGGTGGCCGCCGACCTCGGGCCGTGCGAGACGTTGGTGCTGTTCAGCGCCGACAAGGACCTCGACCCGGCGTACATGCGCACCGCGCGTGGCTGGTCGGAGGAGGAGTGGCGGGAAGCCGAAGCGGCCCTCGTCGAGCGCGGGTTGTTCGACGGCGGGCTCACCCCGGCCGGCCGGGCGCTGCGCGAGGACGTCGAACGCCGCACCGACGAGGCGGCCACCCGTCCGTGGGATGTTCTCGGCGCGGCAGGCACCGCCCGCTTCGCCGAGCTGATGACCCCGATCGCGCTCCGCCTGGGGCATCTGAACGAGGCCATGCGGACCAACCCGATGGCGATCGACCCGGTCGCGCAACTCCTCGGCTAG
- a CDS encoding co-chaperone YbbN produces MTRPDPRKTAALSAALSGAVDLGALKARADAARQRAATPPPSPGSGSGGGSDAGPSPWVLDVTEATFQSVVERSLDVPVVVELTASWSPEAGQLSPVLERAARAGGGTWLLARVDLDASPRVGQVFGVQSVPTVVAIAGGQPIDAFAGPLPEAEFGQWITRLLDALRDRLPGIKAAEAGRAATGDEPAAEPEDPRFTAAEEAFEQGDFAAAEAAYEAILAAEPANAEAKAALAQVRFTARAEAVPADAIAKADANPDDVDAQLAAADLELATNDVEQSFKRLVDTIRRVFGDDRDRVREHLVGLFDLFPPDDDRVAKARRNLASALF; encoded by the coding sequence GTGACAAGGCCAGACCCCCGAAAGACCGCCGCACTGTCCGCCGCGTTGTCCGGGGCGGTCGACCTCGGCGCGCTGAAGGCCCGAGCCGACGCCGCGAGGCAGCGCGCCGCCACCCCACCCCCGTCGCCGGGCTCCGGTTCCGGCGGCGGCTCGGACGCCGGTCCGAGCCCGTGGGTGCTGGACGTCACCGAGGCGACGTTCCAGTCGGTGGTCGAGCGTTCCCTGGACGTTCCGGTCGTGGTCGAGCTGACCGCGTCGTGGAGCCCCGAGGCGGGCCAGCTCTCGCCGGTGCTGGAACGCGCCGCCAGGGCCGGCGGCGGCACCTGGCTGCTGGCCAGGGTCGACCTGGACGCCAGCCCGCGCGTCGGCCAGGTGTTCGGCGTGCAATCCGTGCCGACCGTCGTCGCCATCGCCGGCGGCCAGCCGATCGACGCGTTCGCCGGCCCGCTGCCGGAAGCCGAGTTCGGCCAGTGGATCACCCGCCTGCTGGACGCCCTGCGCGACCGCCTGCCGGGCATCAAGGCCGCCGAAGCGGGCCGCGCCGCCACCGGCGACGAACCCGCCGCGGAACCGGAGGACCCCCGCTTCACGGCCGCCGAGGAGGCGTTCGAGCAGGGTGACTTCGCCGCCGCCGAGGCCGCCTACGAGGCGATCCTGGCCGCCGAACCGGCCAACGCCGAGGCGAAGGCGGCCCTGGCCCAGGTCCGGTTCACGGCCCGCGCCGAAGCCGTGCCCGCGGACGCCATCGCCAAGGCCGACGCCAACCCCGACGACGTGGACGCCCAGCTCGCCGCCGCGGACCTGGAGCTGGCGACGAACGACGTCGAGCAGTCGTTCAAGCGCCTGGTCGACACGATCCGCCGCGTCTTCGGCGACGACCGCGACCGGGTCCGCGAACACCTGGTGGGCCTGTTCGACCTCTTCCCGCCGGACGACGACCGGGTCGCCAAGGCTCGTCGCAACCTGGCCAGCGCCCTGTTCTGA
- a CDS encoding neutral zinc metallopeptidase has protein sequence MARRAWVAATLAAAVVLTGCTRTVSGVGRSERPDVTKVAGLEITTGESGPKPGVPDADLQVENGDGGEMDRLAINTLADVEEYWAEQLPARFDKEFEPVKRLVSYDSNGKGVDICRTNTAGVANAFYCSLDDSIAWDRGELLPMLDDAFGPMSVVTVLAHEMGHAIQYKLGDIGGINQATPSIIKEQQADCYAGNFFRWVAEGKSKHFRISTGPGLNQVLATMFFIRDAAGTSADKQGAHGSAFDRVAAFQFGFAGDPSRCAEIDEAEIKARITQQKFDSDDKDTGQGKGNLKVDDERSLQLLEESLRAAFKDAAATPPTLSTDSDQACADGGDTSPAAYCPATNSISIDLPDLVKIGTPPKRGQKGGIGDFAAFAEIASRFALSIQKATGYGLEGPAAGLRTACLTGAWAGTTTQNGAKLRLSSGDLDEAVAELLADKSLIAADVNGTVVPSGFARVEAFRDGFYQGAGLCTRKYAG, from the coding sequence ATGGCTCGACGGGCTTGGGTTGCTGCGACGCTCGCCGCCGCGGTGGTGTTGACGGGGTGCACCCGGACGGTGAGCGGGGTGGGCCGGTCGGAGCGGCCCGACGTCACCAAGGTGGCCGGGCTGGAGATCACCACGGGTGAGAGCGGCCCGAAACCGGGCGTGCCCGACGCGGACCTCCAGGTGGAGAACGGCGACGGCGGCGAGATGGACCGGTTGGCCATCAACACGCTGGCCGACGTCGAGGAGTACTGGGCCGAGCAGCTGCCCGCCCGGTTCGACAAGGAGTTCGAACCGGTCAAGCGCCTGGTGTCCTACGACTCCAACGGCAAGGGCGTCGACATCTGCCGCACCAACACCGCGGGCGTGGCGAACGCGTTCTACTGCTCGTTGGACGACTCGATCGCGTGGGACCGCGGCGAGCTGCTGCCGATGCTGGACGACGCGTTCGGGCCGATGTCGGTGGTGACCGTGCTGGCGCACGAGATGGGTCACGCGATCCAGTACAAGCTCGGCGACATCGGCGGCATCAACCAGGCCACCCCGTCGATCATCAAGGAGCAGCAGGCCGACTGCTACGCGGGCAACTTCTTCCGCTGGGTCGCCGAGGGCAAGTCCAAGCACTTCCGCATCTCGACCGGACCCGGGTTGAACCAGGTGCTGGCGACGATGTTCTTCATCCGCGACGCGGCCGGCACGTCGGCCGACAAGCAGGGCGCGCACGGCAGCGCGTTCGACCGGGTGGCGGCGTTCCAGTTCGGCTTCGCCGGCGACCCGTCGCGGTGCGCGGAGATCGACGAGGCCGAGATCAAGGCGCGGATCACGCAGCAGAAGTTCGACTCGGACGACAAGGACACCGGCCAGGGCAAGGGCAACCTGAAGGTCGACGACGAGCGCTCGCTCCAACTGCTGGAGGAGTCGCTGCGGGCCGCGTTCAAGGACGCCGCCGCCACCCCGCCGACCCTGTCCACCGACTCGGACCAGGCCTGCGCCGACGGCGGCGACACCTCCCCCGCCGCGTACTGCCCGGCCACGAACTCGATCTCCATCGACCTGCCGGACCTGGTGAAGATCGGCACGCCGCCGAAGCGCGGGCAGAAGGGCGGGATCGGCGACTTCGCCGCGTTCGCCGAGATCGCGTCGCGGTTCGCGCTGTCCATCCAGAAGGCGACCGGGTACGGGCTGGAGGGCCCGGCGGCGGGGTTGCGCACGGCGTGCCTGACCGGGGCCTGGGCGGGGACGACGACCCAGAACGGGGCCAAGCTGCGCCTGTCCTCTGGTGACCTGGACGAGGCCGTGGCCGAACTGCTGGCGGACAAGAGCCTGATCGCGGCGGACGTCAACGGCACCGTCGTGCCCTCCGGCTTCGCCCGCGTGGAAGCGTTCCGCGACGGCTTCTACCAGGGCGCGGGTCTGTGCACCCGGAAGTACGCCGGCTGA